In Methanosarcina barkeri MS, a single window of DNA contains:
- a CDS encoding glycosyltransferase family 2 protein produces the protein MAITIAAMPAYNEAHAIADVIKGCKKYVDRVVVVDDGSTDNTVDIAESLGAYVVRHETNKGYGAALKNCFETARKLDANAMVIIDSDGQHDPSEIPKLLEPLKNGFDLVIGSRFVNGNGKNVPIYRKFGMKVLDIATYIAGGLNVTDSQSGFRAYGKKAIEKINLNGTDMSAGSEILIQAKDYKLKFTEVEIHCRYDLEDCSSENPFIHGPRVLFRILKDMEYRRPLYYFSVPGLIMTSTGFLMGLIFLQDFLQGGSLRFGPTLLMVMLTVIGAFMVFTGIILHAISRMIFLNEHIRKQ, from the coding sequence ATGGCCATTACGATTGCAGCCATGCCTGCTTATAACGAAGCCCATGCCATTGCAGATGTTATCAAGGGTTGCAAAAAATACGTCGACAGAGTAGTAGTTGTAGATGACGGAAGCACCGATAATACTGTCGATATCGCCGAATCTCTTGGCGCCTATGTAGTTCGTCACGAGACAAATAAGGGATATGGAGCAGCCCTAAAGAATTGCTTTGAAACCGCCCGTAAGCTCGATGCAAATGCTATGGTCATAATCGACTCTGATGGTCAACATGACCCCTCCGAAATTCCCAAGCTCCTTGAACCCTTGAAAAATGGGTTTGATCTGGTAATCGGCTCAAGATTTGTCAATGGCAATGGTAAAAATGTCCCTATTTATCGTAAATTCGGGATGAAAGTTCTTGATATCGCAACCTATATTGCAGGCGGTCTGAATGTAACGGATTCACAAAGCGGCTTTCGAGCTTATGGAAAAAAAGCTATTGAAAAAATAAATTTGAATGGCACAGATATGTCTGCAGGCTCTGAAATTCTGATTCAGGCCAAAGATTATAAATTGAAGTTTACTGAAGTGGAAATCCATTGCAGATATGATCTTGAGGACTGCTCAAGTGAGAATCCTTTCATACATGGTCCTAGAGTCCTGTTCCGCATCCTTAAAGATATGGAGTACAGACGGCCTTTGTATTATTTTTCAGTTCCTGGCCTGATTATGACGTCTACAGGCTTTCTTATGGGATTAATATTTTTACAGGATTTTCTTCAGGGAGGATCCCTGCGCTTTGGGCCTACACTCTTAATGGTTATGCTGACAGTTATAGGAGCTTTCATGGTGTTTACCGGAATAATACTACATGCCATCTCAAGAATGATATTTTTAAACGAGCATATTCGAAAACAGTAA
- a CDS encoding glycosyltransferase family 2 protein: MKYPFVSVVVGIRNEEKFIEECIESLLNLDYQKDSYEIIIVDGMSTDKTRDIVQKYPVKLLLNKKKNVAAARNLGVENARGELVAFTDGDCKVDPQWLKTLVHEMQASPDDVVCFGGPNLIFDTDPVFGRVVGYAQESFLGSGGSAQSKNSTKKHYVISLPNCNAMYKKAAIKEVGGFDERFVVGQDGDLNYRIGKKGNKFLYIPNAQVLHHRRGTPKSFSVRMFKYGMWMAELFKKHGEFVRWYAFLPSIAVLSAVILLIASIKYSTPGLLLLALVTVYFILVFITSIQVTYKMKSKYGLFALFIIPVQHVAYGLGFLYSFTNSPLISKVRSCSDI, translated from the coding sequence ATGAAATACCCTTTCGTTTCAGTAGTAGTAGGTATTCGTAATGAAGAAAAATTTATTGAAGAATGTATTGAGTCACTTCTTAATCTAGATTACCAAAAAGATTCCTACGAGATTATTATCGTTGATGGCATGTCCACTGACAAAACGCGAGATATTGTACAAAAATATCCTGTCAAACTTCTTTTGAACAAAAAAAAGAATGTTGCTGCGGCAAGAAACCTTGGTGTGGAGAATGCCAGGGGAGAGCTTGTCGCGTTTACTGACGGAGACTGTAAGGTAGATCCTCAGTGGTTGAAAACTCTTGTCCATGAAATGCAAGCTTCTCCAGATGATGTTGTGTGTTTTGGAGGCCCTAACCTAATCTTTGACACTGATCCTGTATTTGGCAGGGTGGTGGGATATGCTCAGGAATCTTTCTTGGGGTCTGGAGGTTCGGCTCAGTCCAAAAACTCCACAAAAAAGCATTATGTCATCTCTCTTCCGAACTGCAATGCAATGTACAAGAAAGCTGCAATTAAGGAAGTTGGAGGTTTTGATGAGCGGTTTGTGGTGGGTCAGGACGGAGACCTGAACTACAGAATCGGTAAGAAGGGTAACAAATTTTTGTATATCCCGAATGCACAGGTCCTGCACCATAGAAGAGGAACTCCAAAGTCCTTTTCCGTAAGGATGTTTAAGTACGGTATGTGGATGGCAGAACTATTCAAGAAGCATGGAGAATTTGTCCGTTGGTATGCTTTTTTGCCTTCGATTGCCGTCTTGTCGGCAGTCATTTTGCTTATCGCGTCTATCAAATATTCCACTCCAGGCCTGCTTCTTCTTGCACTCGTGACCGTGTACTTTATTCTTGTCTTTATTACCTCAATCCAGGTTACCTATAAAATGAAATCAAAATACGGTCTTTTTGCCCTTTTTATTATTCCTGTGCAACACGTTGCTTATGGGCTAGGATTTTTGTACAGCTTTACAAATTCTCCTTTGATCTCAAAAGTCCGTTCCTGTTCAGATATCTAA